From Gammaproteobacteria bacterium, a single genomic window includes:
- a CDS encoding phosphatase translates to MIKWTKGNLLDSEAEALVNTVNTVGVMGKGIALQFRETFPHNFREYKRACAEGKLEPGGLLVVKDRRPSSGKEVYIINFATKKHWRHPSRYEYIEKGLRQLVQLQHAHGWKHIAVPPVGCGNGKLDWEKVKSLMEQYLGPGECLFEVYEPDSGIKKRLQRQQSAKDRPAKLTPARAMLLYLLFEYEHRGGDASLFAANKLAWFLQRAGENLKLHFEPLHYGPYSHALVHVLYHLNGSWLEGLEQKTVKPFEHLQLDYSKYPDLERWMNQHLGTEHRQRLERVLQLLEGFENDYGLELLSTLDYLRKETQGDHLLSEDEAVQRVQSWSKRKKHYLKESHIRKAWQHLNEFEQRHFEKNMQQN, encoded by the coding sequence ATGATCAAATGGACCAAAGGCAACCTTCTGGACAGCGAAGCTGAAGCGCTCGTCAATACCGTCAATACGGTAGGCGTGATGGGTAAAGGCATAGCGCTTCAGTTCCGCGAAACATTTCCACACAATTTCCGGGAGTACAAAAGAGCCTGTGCAGAAGGGAAATTGGAGCCGGGAGGTCTGCTCGTGGTAAAAGACCGACGACCTTCCTCGGGGAAGGAAGTGTACATCATCAACTTTGCTACGAAAAAGCACTGGCGCCACCCTTCCCGATACGAATACATCGAAAAAGGTCTTCGACAGCTCGTACAGCTTCAGCATGCGCACGGATGGAAGCACATTGCGGTTCCTCCCGTGGGTTGCGGCAATGGGAAGCTGGATTGGGAAAAGGTGAAATCGTTGATGGAGCAATACCTGGGGCCAGGCGAATGCTTGTTTGAAGTGTATGAGCCAGACTCCGGAATCAAGAAACGCCTGCAAAGGCAACAAAGCGCAAAAGACCGCCCAGCCAAGCTCACCCCTGCAAGGGCCATGCTGCTCTACCTGCTCTTTGAATACGAACATCGGGGTGGCGATGCATCCTTGTTTGCCGCCAACAAACTGGCCTGGTTCCTCCAACGGGCAGGTGAAAACCTGAAGTTGCACTTCGAGCCTCTTCATTACGGCCCTTACAGCCATGCACTCGTTCACGTGCTCTACCATTTGAACGGTTCCTGGCTCGAAGGCCTCGAACAAAAAACTGTCAAGCCGTTCGAGCACCTGCAGCTTGACTATTCAAAATATCCCGACCTGGAAAGGTGGATGAACCAGCACCTCGGCACCGAACACCGGCAACGCCTCGAACGGGTTTTGCAATTGCTGGAAGGATTCGAAAACGATTACGGGCTCGAGCTCCTTTCCACGCTCGACTATTTGCGAAAAGAAACCCAAGGCGACCATCTGCTCTCGGAAGACGAAGCAGTACAACGCGTTCAATCGTG